CAGCGCCGTAATGATTGGCGGCTTCGGCGCGTATGTGGCGTGGAATGCCGCGAAAAGCCTGCGGCCACGCACACTGAAATTCAATGCGTTTTCACCGCTACATCAACATGATGCCGATTGCGGCTGCGGCCATCATGGCGTCGGCGCCAGCACGCAGGGCGACTGGAAAACCCGCCTCGGCGTGATCCTCGCCATTGGCGCGAGGCCGTGCAGCGGGGCAATCATGATTTTACTGTTCTCGAACGCGCTCGGCATTGTGAGCTGGGGGATTGCGGCAGTGATGACCATGGCGATTGGCACCGCGCTGTCAATCCTCGGTCTGTCGCTGGCCGTGCGCTATGCGCGCAACCGGACAGCCACCTTTTTTGGCGATGACGCAAGTCAGATGCGCTGGCTGGTACCCGTGCTAAAAATTGCCAGTGGCGTGGCGCTGATGCTGTTTGCCGTGGTGCTGTTCCTGACGGTGATCCCGGTCAGCGCGAACGGCGATTTTATTGCGGCGGGTTGTTAAGCGGCGCCTTTATGCTGCTAAAAAAAGACCCTTACGGGTCTTTTTTTAGCAGTAATGCTTACTCGTTGATGCGCGGATGTTGATCCACCAGACGCGTGCGCTTCGCCTGCAACTCGGCGATCTCCGCGTCGATATCTTCGATTTTCTGTTCGATATTGTCGTGATGCTCGCGCAGGATCTCTTTCGCTTCCTGAATATCCGATGCGGCGGGCGTCGCGCCTTTCAGCGGGCGGTTCGCGGTCTCTTTCATCGTCAGGCCGGTAATCAGGCCAATCACCGCCACAATCATCAGGTAGTAAGCGGGCATTAACAGATTCTCTGAGCTTTCTACCAGCCAGGCCGTCAGGGTCGGCGTCAGACCGGCTATCAGAATCGAGATGTTAAAGGCGCTCGCCAGCGCACTGTAGCGAATATGCGTCGGGAACATGGCGGGCAGCGTAGAGGCCATCACGCCGGTAAAGCAGTTGAGGATCACCGCCAGCATCAGCAGGCCCGCGAAAATCAAGCCAATCACATTGCTGTTAATCAGAATAAAACACGGAACGGCGAGAGCAAACAGCGCCACGCTGCCCAGCAGCACGAACGGGCGGCGGCCAAAGCGGTCACTCAGCAGCCCCATCACCGGCTGGACAAACAGCATACCAATCATGATCGCGATGATGATCAACACGCCGTGATCTTCCGAGTAGTGCAGGTTATGCGACAGGTAGCTCGGCATATAGGTCAGCAGCATGTAGTAGGTGACGTTGGTGGAAATCACCAGGCCAATACAGGTCAACAGCGCGCGCCAGTGTTTGGTGGCGATCTCTTTAAACGAGACTTTCGGCCCCTCTTGCAACCCCTGACGATCGCCCTGCTCCAGCTTATCGACATGCTGCTGGAACGCCGGGGTCTCTTCCAGCGCGTGGCGCAAATAGAGGCCAATAAGGCCGAGCGGCAGCGCCAGGAAGAACGGAACACGCCAGCCCCAGTCCAGGAAGTTCTCCTCGCCCACCACGGTGGAGAGCAGCACGACCACGCCCGCGCCAAGCACAAAACCGGCAATCGAACCAAAGTCCAGCCAGCTTCCCATAAAACCGCGCTTACGGTCCGGGGAGTACTCCGCAACAAAGATCGACGCGCCGGTATACTCGCCGCCGACGGAGAAACCCTGCGCCATCTTACACAGCAGCAGCAGAATCGGCGCCCAGATGCCTATCGTGGCGTAGGAGGGGATCAGCCCGATACAGAACGTACTGATCGACATGATGACAATGGTGATAGCGAGGATTTTCTGTCGCCCGTACTTATCGCCCAACATACCGAAGAACAGACCGCCCAGCGGGCGAATCAAGAAAGGAACGGAGAATGTCCCGAGCGCAGCAATCATCTGTACGCTGGGGTTTGCATCGGGGAAGAACACCTTACCAAGGGCGTAGGCGACAAAGCCGTAGACGCCGAAATCAAACCACTCCATCGCATTACCGAGTGAAGCGGCGGTAATCGCTTTGCGCAATTTCGCATCGTCAATGATGGTCACATCGCGCAATGTAATGGGTTTAACTTTTTTCCTTTTTAACATGCATGTTTTCCTCTTTAGCTTGCGCCCTGAACCGCCCGACGCTTATCCCTGCCGGGCGTTTTTACAGCTTTTCAGCCTTCCTGTTCAAGCGTAGCAGGTTTACTTACACTGGCGGTTTTCCGCCGTACAACCGAACCTGTTGACGCCTGCTGGGCAGTGAATGACTTATTTACCCTAACAGGGTTTAAAAATGTGATCAAATTCACACAGTTTTACCCAGCGATATTCAGCCCCTCCTTTTCATCCCCTGCACACCCTTTTTCCACAGCACAACGCGGCTTATATCCACGCTAAATACCCATGTTTTATCACGGTCGTGATTATTACTTTGCTAGTGTCCTAGTCGCTATATTTCGTCACAACCTAATTACATCTCTAATAACAGAAATAACACCAACAAATCTTTACACAGAATATGTGATCGGAATAACTAAAACATTGTTTTATTCTTATTGAATCAATATTCCATAGAAAGCATGATACGCCCATAAAAAGCGGCGCTAAGAAATGTCTTGCAAGGATTGTCAGTCAATTCCAGGGCGTTCCGTGAAAGTCGATAGTGAATATTTAACGAGCGACAGTATTTAACCACCTGAATCGAAAGGTATTAATTTTTAGCTTTCCTCGTTCATGATAATGACGAGCAGTGAGGATTCTCTATGAAAATCAAGGCCACGATTGAACGTATCCCTGGCGGGATGATGCTGGTTCCGCTGCTGTTGGGGGCAATCCTGAATACACTGGCGCCGGATACCGGGGCTTATTTCGGCTCTTTCACCAAAGGCATGATTAGCGGTACGGTGCCGATTCTTGCAGTCTGGTTTTTCTGTATTGGCGCCTCCATTGATTTGCGTGCAACCGGCACCGTATTACGTAAATCCGGCACGCTGGTGCTGACCAAAATCGCTGTCGCCTGGCTCGTGGCGATGATCGCCGCGTCATTTATTCCGGACAGCGGAATTCAGACCGGTTTCTTTGCCGGGCTTTCGGTGCTGGCGCTGGTTTCCGCCATGGATATGACCAACGGCGGTCTGTATGCCAGCCTGATGAACCAGTACGGCAGCAAAGAAGAATCGGGCGCTTTCGTTCTGATGTCGCTGGAGTCCGGCCCGCTGATGACCATGGTGATCCTCGGTTCCGCCGGCCTCGCTTCCTTTGAACCCCACCACTTCGTTGGCGCGGTTCTGCCGTTCCTGATTGGTTTTGCGCTGGGTAACCTCGATCACGATCTGCGCGCTTTCTTCAGCAAAGCAACGCCGGTGCTGATTCCGTTCTTCGGCTTCGCGCTGGGTAACACCATCAACCTGAGCGTGATTATGCAGACCGGTCTGCTGGGCATTTTCCTCGGCGTTGCGGTCATCATCATCACCGGTATTCCGCTGATTATTGCCGACCGCGTGATCGGTGGCGGTAACGGTACGGCAGGCGTCGCAGCCTCTTCAGCCGCCGGTGCGGCAGTAGCGAACCCGGTGATTATTGCGCAGATCAACCCGGCGTTTGAACCGGTTGCCGCCTCCGCAACGGCGTTAGTCGCCGCGAGTGTGATTGTGACGGCGATTCTGGTGCCGATTATCACCGCCCTGTATGCCAAACGCTTTGGCAATCCAGCGCAAGCCGCAGACCGTGCAGAGAAACCGGTCGAATCCACCGGGCATTAATAGCGCATAAAAAAAGCCCCTGACGGGGCTTTTTGCTGTTCGCTATGTCCTGCGATTACCAGCCCGACCGGCCAGACAATTGCGGGGCACACCGTTTTACTCACCGAAGATCTCTTCCACCATCGCCGTAGCGATACGTGATGCTGAACAGAGACGCGGCATGCCGAGGGCTACGGTCTGCCAGCTCTGCGTGACCGACCAGCAAATAGGATGGCGTTCGGCATCGCACCAGTCGCCAAGCCAGCCGAGTAAATCCTTATAATCCATCAGCCCCGGCGTGGAAGGCGTTGCCAGCCACTGATGATAAAAATGGCGGGTCGCCGGTGAGGCATTGATCCCCTGCGCCAGAAAATCGGCGGCCATGGCGCATAAATTATCTTTCAGCATTTGCGCCACATCTTCGTTGCCCAGACGACAGGCATCGCCAAAAGCGCCCCAGCGCAGCTCCTCCAGCGCCACATAACAGCGCCCGGCCATCGACCAGCCGTTGTAGTTTCCGGCGCGCCAGTGGGCAAAAACCTGTTCGCTGTGATGTCCGGCCTGTACCGCCAGCCCACGTTGCGTCAGCGCTTTCTCTTTCCAGGCGGCGCGCTGGCTGAAGTGGCTCAACAACTCTTCATACTGTTGTACGCTGCCAGGATTTACCGAACGCCGTTCCGTCTGCTGCAATGCGCTAAGCCGCTGGGTAATGCGCGTGAGTGCCAGATGTCCGGGGTCGAGCATGCTCGCCAGCTTCTCCGCCAGCCCTAAACGTAGGGTGTCGTTTTCATTTAATACGCCGGACATCGCCCACGGCCGCAGTTGAGTTTGCGCCATGATCTCTTGCGTCAGGCGTTCACGAAATAACTGCTGCTGAGGCACAACCGGCGACTGGCGCGCAGCGTCTGCGCCCTGCACCAGATCAACGATAAATTTTGGATGAATACACTCAAGTACCCGTCCGGGGCCATCCAGAAGTTGATTTTTCATGGCTGCTCTGCTGCGAATAAGGTTTGTATATCATCGCGTAACAGCCGGGCATCTTCATGGATCCAGTTAGCCGTCCTGATGCTCTGTTGCAGATGCTGACGCAACATCTGCACTGATGATTCGTTTTGCTGACGTATCGCCAGGCTGTCACGCAAACTTTCCTGTAGTCCCGCAAGACTTAACGAGAATTCGGCGAAAAATGTTGCCATCCCAGCCGTAACAGAAACATCGACCTGCGCTGCCAAAGCTTTACGAATTTGTTCACAAAAATGAGCCACATGGCCGATCAGCTTTTTATGCAGCGCGGCAATATCAATCACGTAACGGGTGCGGGTAGCGACATAATCATCCCAACCCCAACCGGGGTTATTTAACCAGCGAGACACCGTTTCCCGCACACTGCCGGAACGCGGTGCCTGCCCGGCAGGCGTATCTTCCGGGGCGATCACGTTGGTGAACAGGGAACGGGTATTAAAATTGAGCGCACTGGGCTGGAACGCAGGGAAACTGATACGCGCGCGGAAACCGGCATGGTTAAGCTCTTCTTTAATACGCGTTTCAATCGGGCGCATGGCATCGTTCAGCGAACGCGTCAGCGTATTTTCCAGCTCATCAAAACGCAGCGCCAGTTCACGGCTGATGCGCTCCTGCGCCGCCAGCAGAATAGTTTCACAGGCCGAACGGATCTTGCTCAGCGCAATTTGCGCCTGGCCTTCGTTTTCCAGCACCAGTTGACCGGGGTTATAACCTTCATCAAGGCGCAAATCAGCCTTACCGTCGCCCAACGCCTCCATCATCTGCCCATCGTGGAACCAGGCATCAATGGCCTCAACAATTTCGAACTGCTGGCCGTGGATAAAGATCTCCGCTGCCGCCAGCGCCTCTTCGACTTCATGTTCGATCTCGTCGCTGACGGACGCCTGGCTGGTGCGCAGCAGCGCCATATCCTCTTCCAGCCGGGTAATATTTTGCTCCAGTTGCTCGTAAGCCACCGTCAGCCCCTGATAGCGAAAATCGAGATATTCGCGCGCGCTCTGGGTGTAATTGAGCAGCTTATGCGATGCAGAACGCAGCGCGTACAGCGAGGCATTGGCATGCGCAGCGTGCAGTAACTTACGGATCGGTTTCTCAAACAGCGAATCTTCCCACAGCAGCTCTGCCGCGTGATGAATATGCTCAATATCGTCCAGATCGGCGGTGCGCCAGCGGCGGCCCAGCGCCGCTTCGGCAAAATCCTGCACCCAGCGCTGCTCCTGCGGATCCGGCAACTGACCGCGATGTTTTAACTCATGGCGCGCGCGGTTAGCCAGATATCCCCACATGGAAGAGACCGGAAAGATCTGCGTCGGGTTGATATTGCCTTTCATTAGTGTTCCGGAAATCAGCGCCCGCACCTGCTCTTCGTCATCGCTGTTACGATCTTTCTGATCGAATTTATTCACTAACGCGTACAGCGGCACCGAACGCCCCACTGCAGAAATCGCGCGGCGTACCTCTTCATCAGAGATAGATTTAAGCTGGGTGTAATCCATCACCGCCAGCACGGCGGAGGCCCGCGCCAGCTGTTCGTTGAGCATTTTTTGCAGATGCGGCTGCCCGGCTTCATTCGGCCCGGGGGTATCCAGCAGCGTGAGCTGGCCGAGTTGGTTCTCCAGCCCGGCCAGATGCACAAACTCCACTTCAATCACCGGGATATGTTCAATCGCCGCATAGGCGGAGAAGGGAAAATCCACATCCAGCGCTTTCGACAGGCGCACCAGGTCGTTGAGGCTTTTTAAACAGTGGAAAATAGGTTGCGCACCGAGATAGTGCTTATCAAATGCATCGCCTTGCGCAATACGATCCAGCAGCGCAGCCATGTCTTTATCGATCTCAAGCTGCTGCGCCAACTTTTCCCGGTCATAGTTGAACAGCCGGGTTTGCAGTTGTTGCGCAAGCGCGTCAATCGGGCCGACATGGGAGAAATGCAGGATCGGCTCTTTCTGACCCGGCGTATGGCGAATAAGCGTCGGCAACGCGGTCATCGGCCGGTTGCGGTTGGGCAATACTTCCGTACCCACGATCGCATTAATCGTAGTGGATTTGCCGGCTTTCATGGTACCGACGATCGCCAGCACCATCTCCAGCCGGGTGATTTTCCGTAATTCGTTATGCAGCGTAGCCTGTTGCGCCTCTACGCCGCGAGCGCTGAAATGCAAAGGCAGCACATTGGCATTTTCTGCCTTACCGACCGCGTTCGTCTCATCAAACGTCGCTGCCGGCATTTTTTTCAGTGCCTGGAGATTATGCAGTGAAAGTTGTAACAACCTTTCTGCTTCCTGGCTTAATTCAAAAATTGTTTGTGTGTGCATGACAAAAGTCTTTCCTTAACGCAAATTTTCTTACTTTTATTTAGCCGGAATGTTTTATTAGTGAAGTTTCGGCTTTTATAATTACGTGTGGAAAATATCTTCGAAAAGATAAACACCTGATGATAATCAGGAAAATATAATTTTTTCTCTCAAAAAATGGCAGCGTCACACCTCCGGCTTTTAAAGACCAGAGAGTTAGAGCGTAGCTCATTTTCAGGAACAAACAGGATATATCGTCATTATTTACCCACCCGCTTTGAGAGGAAATTATCTGCCGCAGAGACAGACACAGTAGGCATGACAGTTTAGTTATCTAATGGCACCGTATACTACACGCCACCATATCTGAATTACTAAATGGTGGCAATTTCCGCCATAAAATATTCTAAATATTATCTCAGGAAGTTTGCTTCCGGCCTTTCTGCGATAAGCATCGCTTAAGCGAATGACAGGTTATGTCACCGCCTGGACTTTTTTTATCCTCACGCCTGGAAAATAATAACAACGGCAATTGTGCGGTTTTGCTGTATAATTGCCGCCTTTCAGGCATTGTGCCTTTTGTGCTGGCCACCGCCAGCGTTGTATGTTCTTTTGAGGAAATCCCTATGCAACTCCCCCACTGCCCAAAATGTAATTCCGAATACACCTATGAAGATAATGGCATGTTCATTTGCCCGGAATGCGCTCACGAGTGGAACAATGCTGAACCGGCACACGACGCCGATGAATTAATCGTCAAGGATGCCAATGGCAATCTGCTGGCCGACGGCGATAGCGTAACGGTAATTAAAGATTTGAAAGTAAAAGGCAGTTCTTCAATGTTGAAGATCGGCACCAAAGTTAAAAATATTCGTCTGGTCGAAGGCGATCATAATATCGATTGTAAAATCGACGGTTTCGGCCCGATGAAACTGAAATCAGAATTCGTTAAAAAGAACTGATGATTCGGCGGGAAACTTATACTTCCCGCCTGGCTTTCTTTCACTTTCCCCCGCTACACTCAATGGCAGATTTCGTTACCAGAGGTAATGATTATGCCGCTCAGTCCCTACATCTCTTTTTCAGGCCAGTGCAACGACGCCATTCAGTTCTACCAGCAGGCTTTACAGGCTGAATTACTCTATAAAATCACCTTCGGCGAAATGCCCAATCCCCCGGAAGCGAATGATGACGGCTGTGCCGCCGGGTACGCGTTTGCCGAAAGCGATATTGCTCACGCCAGCCTGCACATCGCCGGTAGTGAGATCATGATGAGCGACGGCAAACAAGGCGCTGCGGCGTACGCCGGTTTTACCTTAAGCCTCGCCACCCAGGATGTTGCGCAGGGTAAAGCCTGGTTTGACACTCTTGCCGCCGAAGGCCATATCACGATGCCCTGGCAGGAAACCTTCTGGGCGCAGGGTTTTGGCATGGTGACAGATAAATTCGGCATCCCGTGGATGGTCAACGTCGCCAAACCACCGCAAACCTGATTCACAGCACATTCCCCAACGGGAGCCGTCAGCGGCTCCCTTTTTTTGCCCGTTGCAGATCACTCTTCATCTCTCAGCAACGATTGCATAACCCAAATGAAACATTAATCCGCCAGCATGGACTCACGCTGTGATGACTGCCATAAGGCAGCCGTTTTTTACCCGTGAGGTTCAGATGACCATGCACTTGTCCAGACATCCGACCAGCTATCCCACACGCTATCAGGAGATTGCCGCCAGGCTGGAGCAGGAGTTGCGAAATAACTATCGCTGCGGCGACTGGCTGCCAGCGGAACAGCAACTGGCCGCACGCTTTGAGGTGAATCGCCACACTTTACGCCGCGCCATCGATCAACTGGTGGAGAAAGGCTGGGTGCAGCGCCGCCAGGGCATCGGCGTGCTGGTGCTGATGCGCCCGTTTGATTACCCGCTCAATGCCCAGGCGCGCTTTAGCCAGAACCTGCTCGATCAGGGCAGCCATCCCACCAGCGAACGCCTGCTGGCGGTACTGCGTCCGGCCTCCGAGCACATCGCCGATGCGTTAGGCATCAGCGAAGGCGACAACGTGGTGCATTTACGCACCCGCCGCCGGGTGAATGGCGTCGCCCTCTGTCTTATTGATCACTACTTCGCCGATCTCACGCTGTGGCCGCTGCTGCAACAGTTCGACCACGGTTCGCTGCATGACTTTTTGCGTGAACGCGCGGGGATCAGCCTGAAACGTACCCAGACGCGCATTAGCGCGCGTCGTGCGCAGGTGAAAGAGAGCCGCTGGCTGGAGATTCCCAATATGGCGCCTCTGCTCTGCGTGCGCACCCTTAACCATCGCGAAGGCGACGTCAACGCGACGGAGTACTCCGTCAGCCTGACCCGCGCCGACATGATCGAATTCACCATGGAGCACTGAGATGCACTTTGATACGCCTACTCGTCAACGCTGGATGGCAGCGCTTGCCCAGTCCACCCCGGAGATGCTGCGGGCGCGGATGCGTACGCTGGGCCTGGCGCCCGAC
Above is a genomic segment from Kosakonia radicincitans DSM 16656 containing:
- the crfC gene encoding clamp-binding protein CrfC, whose product is MHTQTIFELSQEAERLLQLSLHNLQALKKMPAATFDETNAVGKAENANVLPLHFSARGVEAQQATLHNELRKITRLEMVLAIVGTMKAGKSTTINAIVGTEVLPNRNRPMTALPTLIRHTPGQKEPILHFSHVGPIDALAQQLQTRLFNYDREKLAQQLEIDKDMAALLDRIAQGDAFDKHYLGAQPIFHCLKSLNDLVRLSKALDVDFPFSAYAAIEHIPVIEVEFVHLAGLENQLGQLTLLDTPGPNEAGQPHLQKMLNEQLARASAVLAVMDYTQLKSISDEEVRRAISAVGRSVPLYALVNKFDQKDRNSDDEEQVRALISGTLMKGNINPTQIFPVSSMWGYLANRARHELKHRGQLPDPQEQRWVQDFAEAALGRRWRTADLDDIEHIHHAAELLWEDSLFEKPIRKLLHAAHANASLYALRSASHKLLNYTQSAREYLDFRYQGLTVAYEQLEQNITRLEEDMALLRTSQASVSDEIEHEVEEALAAAEIFIHGQQFEIVEAIDAWFHDGQMMEALGDGKADLRLDEGYNPGQLVLENEGQAQIALSKIRSACETILLAAQERISRELALRFDELENTLTRSLNDAMRPIETRIKEELNHAGFRARISFPAFQPSALNFNTRSLFTNVIAPEDTPAGQAPRSGSVRETVSRWLNNPGWGWDDYVATRTRYVIDIAALHKKLIGHVAHFCEQIRKALAAQVDVSVTAGMATFFAEFSLSLAGLQESLRDSLAIRQQNESSVQMLRQHLQQSIRTANWIHEDARLLRDDIQTLFAAEQP
- the kdgT gene encoding 2-keto-3-deoxygluconate transporter, with protein sequence MKIKATIERIPGGMMLVPLLLGAILNTLAPDTGAYFGSFTKGMISGTVPILAVWFFCIGASIDLRATGTVLRKSGTLVLTKIAVAWLVAMIAASFIPDSGIQTGFFAGLSVLALVSAMDMTNGGLYASLMNQYGSKEESGAFVLMSLESGPLMTMVILGSAGLASFEPHHFVGAVLPFLIGFALGNLDHDLRAFFSKATPVLIPFFGFALGNTINLSVIMQTGLLGIFLGVAVIIITGIPLIIADRVIGGGNGTAGVAASSAAGAAVANPVIIAQINPAFEPVAASATALVAASVIVTAILVPIITALYAKRFGNPAQAADRAEKPVESTGH
- a CDS encoding diguanylate cyclase regulator RdcB family protein; translation: MKNQLLDGPGRVLECIHPKFIVDLVQGADAARQSPVVPQQQLFRERLTQEIMAQTQLRPWAMSGVLNENDTLRLGLAEKLASMLDPGHLALTRITQRLSALQQTERRSVNPGSVQQYEELLSHFSQRAAWKEKALTQRGLAVQAGHHSEQVFAHWRAGNYNGWSMAGRCYVALEELRWGAFGDACRLGNEDVAQMLKDNLCAMAADFLAQGINASPATRHFYHQWLATPSTPGLMDYKDLLGWLGDWCDAERHPICWSVTQSWQTVALGMPRLCSASRIATAMVEEIFGE
- a CDS encoding zinc ribbon domain-containing protein YjdM, whose product is MQLPHCPKCNSEYTYEDNGMFICPECAHEWNNAEPAHDADELIVKDANGNLLADGDSVTVIKDLKVKGSSSMLKIGTKVKNIRLVEGDHNIDCKIDGFGPMKLKSEFVKKN
- the proP gene encoding glycine betaine/L-proline transporter ProP; the encoded protein is MLKRKKVKPITLRDVTIIDDAKLRKAITAASLGNAMEWFDFGVYGFVAYALGKVFFPDANPSVQMIAALGTFSVPFLIRPLGGLFFGMLGDKYGRQKILAITIVIMSISTFCIGLIPSYATIGIWAPILLLLCKMAQGFSVGGEYTGASIFVAEYSPDRKRGFMGSWLDFGSIAGFVLGAGVVVLLSTVVGEENFLDWGWRVPFFLALPLGLIGLYLRHALEETPAFQQHVDKLEQGDRQGLQEGPKVSFKEIATKHWRALLTCIGLVISTNVTYYMLLTYMPSYLSHNLHYSEDHGVLIIIAIMIGMLFVQPVMGLLSDRFGRRPFVLLGSVALFALAVPCFILINSNVIGLIFAGLLMLAVILNCFTGVMASTLPAMFPTHIRYSALASAFNISILIAGLTPTLTAWLVESSENLLMPAYYLMIVAVIGLITGLTMKETANRPLKGATPAASDIQEAKEILREHHDNIEQKIEDIDAEIAELQAKRTRLVDQHPRINE
- the phnF gene encoding phosphonate metabolism transcriptional regulator PhnF, whose protein sequence is MHLSRHPTSYPTRYQEIAARLEQELRNNYRCGDWLPAEQQLAARFEVNRHTLRRAIDQLVEKGWVQRRQGIGVLVLMRPFDYPLNAQARFSQNLLDQGSHPTSERLLAVLRPASEHIADALGISEGDNVVHLRTRRRVNGVALCLIDHYFADLTLWPLLQQFDHGSLHDFLRERAGISLKRTQTRISARRAQVKESRWLEIPNMAPLLCVRTLNHREGDVNATEYSVSLTRADMIEFTMEH
- a CDS encoding nickel/cobalt transporter — translated: MTTQILTRDWRWPVAFAVLAVAVAALFTLHTHWAAFLQWCLATQITLHRYLVMYLLQLNNHQYSGGVWLLVGAFFYGVLHAVGPGHGKFIVTTYLSTNNESQTAARVIPVLGSLMQGVSAILFVFVLAVGFNLASGDLSESRWYVEKVSAVMIGGFGAYVAWNAAKSLRPRTLKFNAFSPLHQHDADCGCGHHGVGASTQGDWKTRLGVILAIGARPCSGAIMILLFSNALGIVSWGIAAVMTMAIGTALSILGLSLAVRYARNRTATFFGDDASQMRWLVPVLKIASGVALMLFAVVLFLTVIPVSANGDFIAAGC
- the yjdN gene encoding VOC family metalloprotein YjdN, which encodes MPLSPYISFSGQCNDAIQFYQQALQAELLYKITFGEMPNPPEANDDGCAAGYAFAESDIAHASLHIAGSEIMMSDGKQGAAAYAGFTLSLATQDVAQGKAWFDTLAAEGHITMPWQETFWAQGFGMVTDKFGIPWMVNVAKPPQT